In Opisthocomus hoazin isolate bOpiHoa1 chromosome 3, bOpiHoa1.hap1, whole genome shotgun sequence, a genomic segment contains:
- the KLF10 gene encoding Krueppel-like factor 10 gives MGSGEQKEGNTGSARRTAAARAPVSLGATQRPAEEEMEIITEKQRETRYFWNNTPEKSDYEAVEALISMSCNWKSDFKKHVEMRPITPASDMSEESDETSLPGAVDFNAIPAFCLTPPYSPSDLEMSQVVHPAAALGKSPVQAAKPPLAAPRREAGPLKAQATSVIRHTADAQLCNRKTCPVRTASVLKYQDGISRESSSKQNAEVERSACSAVAPSGDESGELPVPEGKTAEPAVGPLPLAKPLVSRQQPAPGLAQQSSSAPLCPAQGAGAPPMPVICQMVPLPTNNNVVTAVVPSPTPSQQPALCQPMVFMGTQVPKGAVMFVVPQPVVQSTKAPIISPNGTRLSPIAPAPGFVPSAAKNTPPADSSRIRSHICSYPGCGKTYFKSSHLKAHVRTHTGEKPFSCSWKGCERRFARSDELSRHRRTHTGEKKFACPMCERRFMRSDHLTKHARRHLSAKKLPNWQMEVSKLNDIAVPPTPAAAQ, from the exons ATGGGGAGCGGCGAACAAAAAGAGGGAAACACGGGCAGCGCGCGGAGAACGGCGGCGGCGCGCGCTCCGGTCAGCCTCGGCGCCACGCAGCGCCCGGCG gaggaagaaatggagataataactgagaagcagagagagactaGGTATTTCTGGAACAATACTCCTGAAAAAAGCGATTATGAGGCTGTAGAAGCCCTTATTTCTATGAGCTGCAACTGGAAATCAgacttcaaaaaacatgtggaaatGAGACCTATAACTCCAGCATCTGATATGTCGGAAGAGAGTGACGAGACTTCGCTTCCTGGAGCCGTGGACTTCAATGCGATACCAGCATTT TGCCTGACCCCCCCGTACAGCCCTTCCGACTTGGAGATGTCGCAGGTGGTCCATCCCGCTGCAGCGCTTGGCAAGTCACCAGTCCAGGCTGCCAAGCCTCCGCTGGCCGCGCCTCGGAGGGAGGCCGGGCCTCTGAAGGCTCAAGCCACCAGCGTTATCCGCCACACGGCTGACGCCCAGCTTTGTAATCGCAAAACCTGTCCGGTGAGAACAGCCAGTGTGCTGAAGTACCAGGACGGCATCTCGAGGGAGTCAAGCAGTAAACAAAATGCCGAAGTGGAACGTTCGGCGTGTTCCGCCGTGGCACCAAGCGGTGATGAGAGTGGCGAGCTGCCAGTGCCGGAAGGAAAAACCGCAGAACCAGCTGTCGGCCCGCTGCCCTTGGCGAAGCCCTTggtcagcaggcagcagcctgcccCCGGGCTGGCGCAGCAGTCGTCGTCGGCACCGCTGTGCCCGGCCCAAGGTGCTGGAGCCCCCCCCATGCCCGTGATTTGCCAGATGGTCCCGCTGCCCACCAACAACAATGTTGTGACAGCCGTGGTGCCCAGCCCCacgcccagccagcagccagctctctgccAACCCATGGTCTTCATGGGCACCCAAGTTCCCAAAGGTGCCGTAATGTTTGTTGTTCCCCAGCCCGTCGTGCAGAGCACGAAGGCTCCCATTATTAGTCCGAACGGCACGAGACTCTCTCCCATTGCCCCTGCTCCCGGCTTTGTGCCCTCTGCAGCAAAAAACACTCCTCCAGCTGATTCTTCAAGGATAAGGAGTCACATCTGCAGCTACCCAGGGTGTGGGAAAACCTACTTCAAGAGCTCCCATTTGAAGGCTCACGTCAGAACACACACAG gtgaAAAGCCGTTTAGTTGCAGTTGGAAAGGCTGTGAGAGAAGGTTTGCGCGGTCTGACGAACTATCTCGCCATCGCAGAACACATACCGGGGAGAAGAAGTTTGCCTGCCCGATGTGTGAGCGGCGGTTCATGAGGAGTGACCACTTAACGAAGCACGCGCGTCGCCACTTATCGGCTAAGAAGTTGCCAAACTGGCAGATGGAAGTGAGCAAGCTAAACGACATCGCTGTGCCGCCAACACCTGCAGCCGCACAGTGA
- the ODF1 gene encoding outer dense fiber protein 1 translates to MAAAPLPKLTERAGGTQHARDLRSVTMSLHGHLLEDAKQDLRQVEREMQRQMRLLDLDLQQFREELPVSCPRSLALRPCCLHRPDLRHWERMVHTRRLDVERELGRMQRRLNRMLHPSHDHRLLSLMDMTAFDPKEVTVTVKDGKVTVLAEHEEEYTTTRGKEYNYRNITKEISLLPGVGEDEVTYSLGPNSIMKIETAHKCYPCLLSR, encoded by the exons ATGGCTGCGGCACCTCTGCCCAAGCTCACTGAGCGAGCAGGCGGTACCCAGCACGCGCGGGATCTGCGAAG TGTGACGATGTCGCTCCACGGCCACCTTTTGGAAGACGCCAAGCAGGATTTGaggcaggtggagagagagatgcagaggcagatgaggctgctgGACCTGGACCTGCAGCAGTTCCGCGAGGAGCTGCCTGTGTCCTGCCCACGCAGCCTGGCACTGCGCCCTTGCTGCCTGCACCGGCCCGACCTCCGCCACTGGGAGAGAATGGTCCACACCAGGAGGCTGGATGTGGAGAGAGAACTGGGCAG AATGCAAAGAAGACTTAACAGGATGCTGCACCCTTCCCATGATCACAGGCTTTTGTCTTTGATGGATATGACGGCTTTTGACCCCAAGGAAGTCACTGTAACGGTGAAAGATGGGAAGGTGACGGTGTTAGCAGAGCACGAGGAGGAGTACACCACCACGAGAGGGAAGGAATATAACTACAGAAACATCACGAAGGAAATCAGCCTGCTGCCAGGGGTGGGCGAGGACGAGGTGACCTACTCGCTGGGACCAAATAGCATCATGAAGATCGAAACGGCACACAAGTGCTACCCTTGTCTCCTGAGCCGCTGA